GCTCGATGCCGGGGCGGGCGTTCTTCAGCATCGCCAGGGCGTGCAGGGGGATGTCGGGGCGCGACCACGCATCGGGGGCCGGCGACAGGTCGTCGGTGTTGGTTTCGCCCGTGACCTTGAAGATGGTCAGGGTCAGGCTGGCCGGCACTTCCGGGCGCGAGGTGAACCACTCGGCGTCGGCCCAGGACTGCAGCACTTCCTTGGCGTTGGCGTTGCCCTTGTCGGCCAGTTCCTTGACGTCGTGGAAATAGTCGAACATCAGGAGCGTGGTCTTCAGGCCGGCGGCGGCGGCGGCCCCGGTCTCGGCGTCGCCCAGCAGGTCGATCAGCGGCTTGATGTTGAAGCCGCCGAGCATGGTGCCCAGCAGTTCGGTGGCCTTGACCTTGGAGATCAGGGCGCAGACCTGTTCGCCCTTGGCGACCTTGGCCAGGAAGCCGGCCTTGACGCGGGCGGCGTCGTCCACACCGGCGGGGACGCGGTGGGTGATGAGATCGACCAGGAACGCTTCTTCGCCCGCGGGGGGAGCGAGCAGAAGGCCGATCAGCTCCTCGGTCTGCTGGGCCGACAGCGGCAGGGGCGGAATTCCGAGCGCGGCACGCTCAGCGACATGCTGGCGGTAAGCTTCAAGCACTGGAAGATCCTCTCGTCTGATGGTTGCTGGACAACAAGGTTCGTTTCGACCGATGGCTCCAACCCGTTGGCCGGGCTTTGTTCTGGATCGAGCGGCCAGAGGCGCTGCCGCTGCCCATCAGGGTCTGGGGCCGGCGGGGTGAGAACGCCGGCAGGGTCGGGATCACAGGCTCAAGGGGCAATGGCTGGGTCACCCGCCGGGCGCGTGCTGGGCGGGGGGAAGAACACCATCGCACCGCGGCCCCGGGGGCCGGAAGGTGTGGTGACGACGACCAAAGCCGTGCGGCCATGAGCCTCCCCGTAAATTGGGGGGTGTTATAGCCCTCCTTTGCCGCTTGGGCAAGCGAACGCACGAGGATTCCAAGAATCGCAACGGCACAAAAACTCTGTGGCGATTTGAAGTGGTGTTACCTTTTATCCGCAAAGCGGAGGCTTGATTTGGCCGGAACGGGGGAAACGGCCAATCCAGGATGCAGCGGGGATTTGGTCATACCAATTCCCGGCTTGAGCCGGGCTTTGTCCGCGGTCACACTCCGCCGCACGAAACCCCCTGTGCATGTCGGGAGACTGCGGCCATGGCTGAGAGCACCTGCGACCTTTACGACCGTTTCGAGGGCACGGCCCGCGTGGCCGACGCCGGTTTCCGCGATTTCGGCGCCCGCCGCCGGTTTTCCGGGGCGGCGGTGACCGTGAAGTGCTTCGAGGACAATTCACGCGTCAAGGAACTGCTGGCCACCCCCGGCCAGGGCAAGGTGCTGGTGGTGGACGGCGGCGGCAGCCTGCGCGCCGCCCTGATGGGCGACCTGATCGCGCAAAGCGCGGTGAAGAACGGGTGGGAAGGCGTGGTGATCCACGGCGCCGTGCGCGATTGCGCGGTGCTGGCCACGCTGGACCTGGGCATCAAGGCGCTGGACACCATCCCGCGCAAGACCGTGCGCAACGGCGAGGGGCAGGCGGGGTTGACCCTGACCTTCGCCGGGCTGCGGGTGGCGCCGGGGGATCGGGTGTTCGCCGACGAAGACGGGATTCTGGTGCTGGACCCCACCGAGTTCGGCGAGGGGTAAGGAACCGACCCTCTCCCCGGTGGGGAGAGGGTCTGTTGGGAACGGGCGTTTAAACGTGTTTAAACGCCTCAGCCGGTGGCGGCCAGGGTGTCGGTGTTGGCGGCCATGTTGCGGATGCGCAGGCGCTTGATGCGCCGCGGGTCGGCGTCGATGATCTCGAACTCCAGGCCCGAGGAATGGCGCAGCGTCTCGCCGCGGCCCGGCACGCGGCCCGCCAGGGAGACCACGAGGCCGCCCAGCGTATCCACCTCCTCCCGCTCCTCTTCGGTCAGGACGGTGCCGACCTTTTCCTCGAACTCCTCCACCGGCAGACGGGCATCGGCGATCAGCGTGCCGTCGGGACGTTCGGTCAGGTGGGGGACATGGGCCTCGTCGTGTTCATCCTCGATCTCGCCGACGATCTCTTCCACCAGATCCTCGATGGTGACCAGACCGTCGATGCCGCCGAACTCGTCCACCACCAGGGCCAGATGCTGGTGGGTCTGGCGCATCTGGCGCAGCAGGTCGAGAACCCGCATGGACGGCGCCACGATGGTCACGTCGCGCAGGATTTCCGCCAGGGTGCAGGCGCGGTTCTGGGCGACGCAGGCGAGAACGTCCTTGATGTGGACCATGCCCACCACGTCGTCCAGCGTTTCGCGATAGACGGGAAGGCGGGAATGGGCCTCGTCCGCCATGCGGCGGACCAGATCGGGCAAGGGGGTATCCACATCCACCGCCACGATGTCGGCGCGCGGCACCATCACGTCGGCGACGGTGCGGTCGTGAAGCTGGAGGATGTTGGTGAGAAGGGCGCGCTCGCTGTCGCCCAGGGACGGCTCCGATCCGCCGTCCTTCGTCTCGATCAGTCCGCCGATGGTTTCCCGCAGCGTCTCATCGCCGCGGCCACCGAGAACGGAACGGAGCAGCCCGCGAAAGAGGTGCCCCAGGGAATGGTTGTCATCGGCCCCGTCCGAACGGGGCGATCGACTGTCGGATGTTTCGGTCATGGTCCTGCTGATCGGGGTTGCACGGGAATGCCGCCCTCGGGCGGCACCGTAGGATCACCGCCGCCGGGCGGCGGGGTGGTATAGGGGTTGGCGATGCCCAGCTCCGCCAGGATCTCCACCTCCAACGCCTCCATCTCGTCGGCGTCGGCGTCCTCCTCGTGGTCATAGCCCAGCAGGTGCAGGACACCATGGACCACGAGATGGGCGAAGTGGGAGTCCAGCGGCTTGACCTGATCCGCGGCTTCGCGGACCAGCGTCTCGTGGGCCAGGATGACGTCGCCCAGGATGGTGGGCCCGCCGTCCCGGTCGGGATCGTCGGATTCGGTGAGCGCGAAGGACAGGACGTTGGTGGGCTTGTCCTTGCCGCGGTACTCGCGGTTCAGACGCTGCACCAGCGCATCGCCGGCCAGCACGACGGACAGTTCCGCCGGCCCGTCGTCCGGCCCCCAGAAGGGTGTCAGGGCGGCATAGGCGGCACGGGCGGCCAAAGCCTCGGCGCCATCGGGCCACGCGCCCGCCTCGCGGCTGACGGTGACCTCGACCAGTTCAGCGACGGCCGGAACGTTTCCAGCCGGGGCGTCAGGAGACACCGGATTGACCCTCCGTTGCGCGGCCTTCACCCACCCCGGGTTTCAGGGGGTTCGGGGTGCGGGCCGCCGCTTCATGCCGATCATAAGCGCGAATGATCCGGCTGACCAGAGGGTGCCGCACAACATCGGCATCGGAAAAGCGCACGAAGCGCACGCCCTCCACCCCGTCCAGAATGTCGATGGCGTCGCGCAGGCCCGACCGGGTGCCGGCGGGCAGGTCGATCTGGGTGATGTCGCCGGTCACCGCCATGCGCCCGCCCTCGCCCAGGCGGGTCAGGAACATCTTCATCTGCATGGGCGTGGTGTTCTGCGCCTCGTCCAGAATGACGAAGGCGTCGGCCAGCGTGCGCCCGCGCATGAAGGCCAGCGGCGCGATCTCGATCTCCCCCGACGCGATGCGTTTCTGCACCTGTTCGGCGGGCAGCATGTCGTTGAGCGCGTCATAGAGCGGGCGCAGGTACGGGTCCACCTTGTCGCGCATGTCGCCGGGCAGGAAGCCCAGCCGCTCCCCCGCCTCCACCGCCGGGCGGGACAGCACGATGCGGCTGACCTGACCCGACGTCAGCATCGCCACCGCCTGGGCCACCGCCAGATAGGTCTTGCCGGTGCCGGCGGGACCGAGGCCGAACACCATCTCGGACTCGGCCAGGGCCTGCAGATACTCCGCCTGCACCGGGGTGCGCGGGCTGATGGCCCCCTTGCGCCGGGTGCGGACCTGGAAATCGGGGCGGATCAGCGCCGACAGCGCGGCCCCGCGGCCGATACCCCCGCCCGCCGCCTGCTGCACCATGCGGGCGGCGGCATCCACCTCCCCCGCTCCGACGCTCAAGCCCAGCTTCAGCCGCTCGTACAGCGCTTCCAGCGCGGCGCGGGCGCCGTCCATGGCGTCCGCCGGGCCGGTGATGGTCAGGGCGTTGCCCCGGTGAATGATCGACACCCCAAGCTGGGTTTCCAGCCGCGCCAGATGCTGGTCGTGGGCGCCGTAGAGCATGGGCAGCAGCCGGTTGTCGTCGAAACGCAGGTCCAACCTCTGCTCCGCCGTTGCCGTCACGCGCGTGTCTCCATGGTTGCCGGGGAAAGGGGATGTACGCCTGTGCCGGTGGTGACCATGCCGGTTTCCACCGTGCCGGCCAGGCTGTTGGTGTGGGCGGAGTCGATGCGTACGGGCACGATGGCGCCCAGCAGCCGTTCGGGGGCCTGCACGTACACCGACTGCATCCACGGGCTGCGCCCCTGGATCTGGCCCGTACGCTTGCCGGCGCGGTCGAACAGCACCGGCACCGTACGCCCGACGAAGCCCTGGTTGAACGCCGCCTGCTGAGCATCCAGAAGCTGCTGCAGGGCGCTCAGGCGGGCGGATTTCACATCCTCCGGCACCTGGGTGTCGTCCACCGCCGCCGGGGTGCCGGGGCGCGGGCTGTACTTGAAGGAGTACGCCTGGGCGTACCCCACATCCTGCACCAAACGCAAGGTGGCGGCGAAGTCGGCGTCGCTTTCACCGGGATAGCCCACGATGAAATCGCCCGACAGCGCCAGATCGGGCTTGGCCGTGCGCAGCTTGTCCACCAGCCGGCGGTAATCGTCGGCGGTATGGCGGCGGTTCATGGCCGCCAGGATGCGGTCGGACCCGGCCTGGATCGGCAGGTGCAGGTACGGCATCAACTGCGGCACCGCGGCGTGGGCGGCGATCAGATCGTCGCCCATGTCGCGCGGGTGGGAGGTGGTGTAGCGGATGCGCTCCAGCCCGTCGATCTCGGCCAGGGCGTAGATCAGACGGGCGAGGCTCCAGGTGCCGCCGTCGGCGTCCGCCCCGTGATAGGCGTTGACGTTCTGGCCCAGCAGGTTGATGTCGCGCACCCCCGCGGCCACCAGCCGCCGTGCCTCCGCCAGCACCTGGGCGGCGGGGCGGGAATATTCGGCCCCGCGGGTGTAGGGCACGACGCAGAAGGTGCAGAACTTGTCGCAGCCTTCCTGCACCGCCAGGAAGGCGGTGGCGCCCTCGATCCCCGCCTCGTCGGGCAGGTGGTCGAACTTGGATTCCGCCGGGAATTCGGTATTGAGCACCGCCCCCGCCGCCCGGTGGGCGCGGGCGACCATTTCCGGCAGGGTGTGATAGGTCTGCGGCCCGAAGACGATATCGACATAGGGCGCGCGGGCGACGATCTCCTCGCCTTCGGCCTGGGCGACGCAGCCGGCGACGGCCAGGATCATGCGCTGACCCTCCACCACCGCCTTGCGGTCTTTCAGCGTGCGCAGCCGGCCCAGTTCGGAAAAGACCTTTTCCGCCGCCTTTTCCCGGATGT
This DNA window, taken from Azospirillum fermentarium, encodes the following:
- a CDS encoding hemolysin family protein → MTETSDSRSPRSDGADDNHSLGHLFRGLLRSVLGGRGDETLRETIGGLIETKDGGSEPSLGDSERALLTNILQLHDRTVADVMVPRADIVAVDVDTPLPDLVRRMADEAHSRLPVYRETLDDVVGMVHIKDVLACVAQNRACTLAEILRDVTIVAPSMRVLDLLRQMRQTHQHLALVVDEFGGIDGLVTIEDLVEEIVGEIEDEHDEAHVPHLTERPDGTLIADARLPVEEFEEKVGTVLTEEEREEVDTLGGLVVSLAGRVPGRGETLRHSSGLEFEIIDADPRRIKRLRIRNMAANTDTLAATG
- the rraA gene encoding ribonuclease E activity regulator RraA; translation: MAESTCDLYDRFEGTARVADAGFRDFGARRRFSGAAVTVKCFEDNSRVKELLATPGQGKVLVVDGGGSLRAALMGDLIAQSAVKNGWEGVVIHGAVRDCAVLATLDLGIKALDTIPRKTVRNGEGQAGLTLTFAGLRVAPGDRVFADEDGILVLDPTEFGEG
- a CDS encoding PhoH family protein, with translation MTATAEQRLDLRFDDNRLLPMLYGAHDQHLARLETQLGVSIIHRGNALTITGPADAMDGARAALEALYERLKLGLSVGAGEVDAAARMVQQAAGGGIGRGAALSALIRPDFQVRTRRKGAISPRTPVQAEYLQALAESEMVFGLGPAGTGKTYLAVAQAVAMLTSGQVSRIVLSRPAVEAGERLGFLPGDMRDKVDPYLRPLYDALNDMLPAEQVQKRIASGEIEIAPLAFMRGRTLADAFVILDEAQNTTPMQMKMFLTRLGEGGRMAVTGDITQIDLPAGTRSGLRDAIDILDGVEGVRFVRFSDADVVRHPLVSRIIRAYDRHEAAARTPNPLKPGVGEGRATEGQSGVS
- the ybeY gene encoding rRNA maturation RNase YbeY, producing MVEVTVSREAGAWPDGAEALAARAAYAALTPFWGPDDGPAELSVVLAGDALVQRLNREYRGKDKPTNVLSFALTESDDPDRDGGPTILGDVILAHETLVREAADQVKPLDSHFAHLVVHGVLHLLGYDHEEDADADEMEALEVEILAELGIANPYTTPPPGGGDPTVPPEGGIPVQPRSAGP
- the miaB gene encoding tRNA (N6-isopentenyl adenosine(37)-C2)-methylthiotransferase MiaB, coding for MSKKLFIKTWGCQMNVYDSARMADVLAPLGYRPVDDADGADMVILNTCHIREKAAEKVFSELGRLRTLKDRKAVVEGQRMILAVAGCVAQAEGEEIVARAPYVDIVFGPQTYHTLPEMVARAHRAAGAVLNTEFPAESKFDHLPDEAGIEGATAFLAVQEGCDKFCTFCVVPYTRGAEYSRPAAQVLAEARRLVAAGVRDINLLGQNVNAYHGADADGGTWSLARLIYALAEIDGLERIRYTTSHPRDMGDDLIAAHAAVPQLMPYLHLPIQAGSDRILAAMNRRHTADDYRRLVDKLRTAKPDLALSGDFIVGYPGESDADFAATLRLVQDVGYAQAYSFKYSPRPGTPAAVDDTQVPEDVKSARLSALQQLLDAQQAAFNQGFVGRTVPVLFDRAGKRTGQIQGRSPWMQSVYVQAPERLLGAIVPVRIDSAHTNSLAGTVETGMVTTGTGVHPLSPATMETRA